A DNA window from Pseudoalteromonas marina contains the following coding sequences:
- a CDS encoding M1 family metallopeptidase, whose product MKKISLTLSALLLPMVMSGSAIASSVEQTKGSFVDKFRQLDEALPTPNVYRSAAGEPGENYWQQKVNYDIDVKLDEKKRRLSASQSIEYKNNSPHTLKYLWLQLDQNIFKSDSIAETTKTFKSTLQSLPAQKPAKLSLGQLRRQQFMSDNELGFAISNVKDEDGKALRVTIVDTLMRIDLNEPLKPGKEVEFSMDFAFNIVEEDAVGARSGYEHFEKDGNDIFLLAQWFPRLAAYTDYEAWTNKAFLGSGEFTLEFGDYDVEITVPADHIVSATGKLDNPSKVLTSTQRKRLKQSETAKRPVFIVTEEEALENEKEGTDKTKTWRFKADNVRDFAWASSRKFMWDAKGYQQGGDVQPLVMAMSFFPKEGGDLWKKYSTESVVHTMEVYSKYSFDYPYPTAQSVNGPVGGMEYPMITFNGPRTKLQDDGTRTYSQSEKRFLIGVVIHEVGHIYFPMIVNSDERQWTWMDEGLNSFLDGVAGREWDPTIPWGVEPRDIVSYMKSEVQVPIMTQSDSVLRLGPNAYTKPAAALNILREVILGRDLFDFAFKEYAQRWKYKRPTPADFFRTMEEASGVDLDWFWRGWFYTTDHVDISLDKVYQLRLDTKNPDIDYSRLRDIEADKPTSLFVERNRAEGKKTWVEKNPDITDFYDENDRFTVTNKERNAYNKFLKGLEPWERKTLDRALSDDQNYYVMEFSNLGGLVMPILLELTYEDGTKEERYIPAEIWRRNHKNVQKLIVTDKNKPLVSVSVDPRWETADVDVENNNYPRRIIPSRIEVFKKSKSKAKVSRDIMQDIKTELKSDEKKDEKDEVEEQQ is encoded by the coding sequence ATGAAAAAAATAAGTCTTACGCTTAGTGCTCTTTTATTGCCAATGGTAATGTCGGGTAGTGCTATTGCGTCTTCAGTTGAACAAACAAAAGGCTCGTTTGTTGATAAGTTTCGTCAGTTAGATGAAGCATTGCCGACACCAAATGTGTACCGCAGTGCTGCGGGTGAACCAGGTGAAAATTACTGGCAGCAAAAAGTTAACTACGATATTGACGTGAAGTTAGATGAAAAAAAGCGTCGCCTTAGTGCAAGCCAGAGTATTGAGTATAAGAATAACTCACCACATACATTAAAATATTTATGGTTACAGTTAGACCAAAATATTTTTAAAAGTGATTCAATTGCTGAAACCACTAAAACCTTTAAAAGCACATTACAAAGCCTGCCTGCGCAAAAGCCTGCAAAACTGAGCTTAGGGCAGTTACGTCGCCAGCAATTTATGAGTGACAACGAGCTTGGCTTTGCAATAAGCAATGTTAAAGACGAAGACGGTAAAGCATTACGTGTAACAATTGTAGATACATTAATGCGTATTGACTTGAATGAGCCGTTAAAGCCAGGTAAAGAAGTTGAGTTCAGCATGGACTTTGCGTTCAATATTGTTGAAGAAGATGCTGTTGGCGCACGCTCAGGTTATGAGCACTTTGAAAAAGATGGCAATGATATATTTTTACTTGCCCAGTGGTTTCCGCGTTTAGCGGCGTACACAGATTACGAAGCATGGACGAATAAAGCCTTTTTAGGCTCGGGTGAGTTTACGCTTGAATTTGGCGATTACGACGTAGAAATTACAGTACCCGCTGATCACATTGTATCGGCGACGGGTAAGTTAGATAATCCAAGCAAGGTACTTACAAGCACGCAGCGTAAACGTTTAAAGCAATCTGAAACTGCTAAGCGTCCTGTGTTTATCGTGACCGAAGAAGAAGCACTCGAAAACGAAAAAGAAGGCACAGACAAAACGAAAACATGGCGATTTAAAGCCGACAATGTTCGTGATTTTGCATGGGCGTCTTCACGTAAATTTATGTGGGATGCAAAAGGCTATCAGCAAGGCGGTGATGTTCAACCACTTGTTATGGCCATGTCTTTCTTCCCTAAAGAGGGTGGCGACTTATGGAAAAAGTATTCTACTGAGTCTGTTGTGCACACAATGGAAGTGTATTCAAAGTATTCGTTTGATTACCCTTACCCAACTGCACAATCGGTAAATGGTCCGGTAGGTGGTATGGAATACCCAATGATTACTTTTAATGGTCCGCGTACTAAATTACAAGATGACGGTACACGCACTTACTCTCAGTCTGAAAAACGCTTTTTGATTGGCGTTGTGATTCATGAAGTTGGCCATATTTACTTCCCAATGATCGTTAACTCTGATGAACGTCAATGGACGTGGATGGATGAAGGCTTAAATAGCTTTTTAGATGGTGTTGCTGGACGTGAATGGGATCCTACTATTCCGTGGGGTGTTGAGCCTCGTGATATTGTTTCGTATATGAAATCTGAAGTTCAGGTGCCTATTATGACGCAATCAGATAGCGTACTTCGCTTAGGCCCTAATGCTTACACTAAACCTGCTGCCGCGCTTAATATTTTACGTGAAGTGATTTTAGGCCGCGATTTATTCGACTTTGCATTTAAAGAGTACGCACAGCGCTGGAAATACAAGCGCCCTACCCCCGCTGATTTTTTCCGTACTATGGAAGAAGCGTCAGGTGTTGATTTAGATTGGTTTTGGCGCGGCTGGTTTTACACTACCGACCATGTAGATATCTCGTTGGATAAAGTGTATCAACTACGTTTAGATACTAAAAATCCAGATATAGATTACAGCCGCCTACGTGATATTGAAGCTGACAAACCAACATCGTTATTTGTTGAGCGTAACCGTGCAGAAGGTAAAAAAACATGGGTTGAGAAAAACCCTGATATTACTGATTTTTATGATGAAAATGATCGTTTCACGGTAACGAATAAAGAGCGCAACGCGTACAACAAGTTTTTAAAAGGGCTTGAGCCGTGGGAGCGTAAAACGCTAGACCGTGCTTTAAGTGACGATCAAAACTATTACGTGATGGAATTTTCAAACTTAGGCGGTTTGGTGATGCCAATTTTACTTGAGCTCACGTATGAGGATGGCACTAAAGAGGAGCGTTACATTCCTGCTGAAATTTGGCGTCGTAATCATAAAAATGTACAAAAGCTTATAGTTACTGATAAAAATAAGCCGCTTGTATCAGTAAGTGTTGATCCACGTTGGGAAACTGCAGACGTTGATGTAGAAAACAATAACTACCCGCGTCGTATTATTCCTTCACGTATTGAAGTATTTAAAAAGAGTAAGAGTAAAGCTAAAGTGAGTCGCGATATCATGCAAGATATCAAAACAGAGCTTAAAAGCGATGAGAAAAAAGACGAAAAGGATGAAGTAGAGGAACAGCAATAA
- a CDS encoding malate synthase G, protein MTHTLTHSGLSVDLELADFVKTKLLPGTHLSEQQFWQSFAKIVQTLTPINKALLAKREQLQQQIDQYHIANKTWDSKQYQRFLSDIGYLVPEPANFKIETQQVEPEIAVTAGPQLVVPVSNARFALNAANARWGSLYDALYGTDVLSEDDGAEKGTTYNPVRGFKVMAYARQFLDKALPLENGSHIESTNYSVVNGALVITLRDSSQTTLADPSQLIGYQGEAQNPSVVLLKNNGLHIELQIDHHHIIGQADKAGLKDVVLEAALTTIMDCEDSVAAVDAQDKVQVYKNWLGLMQGNLVESFKKGDKVVERTLQSDKTYTSIDGGTITLKGRSMMFVRNVGHLMTNPAITDVYGEPVFEGIMDAMFTATAALHDLNKNSGVKNSSAQSINIVKPKMHGPEEVAFTSTLFTHVEEALNLPKNTLKMGIMDEERRTSVNLKACINEAKQRVVFINTGFLDRTGDEIHTSMQAGVALPKAEIKQQPWISAYEDRNVDIGLACGLSQKAQIGKGMWPMPDKMALMMEQKLAHPKSGANTAWVPSPTAATLHAMHYHDVNVFTEQHAIAERTIASLDDLLTPPLMQDTSTLSKEDIQSELENNAQGILGYVVRWIDQGVGCSKVPDINHVGLMEDRATLRISSQHMANWLLHGICTQEQITSTMAKMAKVVDGQNEHDKAYTPMASSPETLKNSIAFQAALALVLEGTTQPSGYTEPLLHSYRIQYKLQQS, encoded by the coding sequence ATGACCCACACTCTCACACATTCAGGACTCAGCGTAGATTTAGAGCTTGCTGACTTTGTTAAAACTAAACTATTACCTGGTACACACTTATCAGAACAACAATTTTGGCAAAGCTTTGCAAAGATTGTTCAAACGCTCACGCCAATAAATAAAGCGTTGCTGGCTAAGCGAGAACAGCTGCAACAGCAAATTGATCAATACCACATTGCAAATAAAACGTGGGATAGCAAGCAATACCAACGTTTTTTAAGTGACATTGGCTACCTAGTGCCAGAGCCTGCAAATTTTAAAATTGAAACACAACAGGTTGAACCCGAAATAGCGGTTACAGCAGGCCCACAGTTAGTTGTTCCAGTAAGTAACGCACGCTTTGCACTTAATGCAGCTAACGCACGTTGGGGCTCGTTATACGACGCCTTATATGGCACAGATGTGTTAAGTGAAGATGACGGGGCAGAAAAAGGCACTACCTATAATCCGGTTCGTGGCTTTAAAGTAATGGCATACGCACGGCAGTTTTTAGACAAAGCACTGCCACTTGAAAACGGCTCACATATTGAAAGCACCAATTATTCTGTTGTAAACGGCGCATTAGTTATTACGCTGCGTGACAGCTCTCAAACCACTTTAGCTGACCCCTCTCAGTTAATTGGCTACCAAGGCGAAGCCCAAAACCCAAGCGTTGTATTGCTTAAAAACAATGGCTTACATATAGAATTACAGATAGATCACCACCATATTATTGGCCAAGCTGATAAAGCGGGTTTAAAAGATGTGGTACTTGAAGCAGCACTAACTACTATTATGGATTGTGAAGATTCTGTAGCCGCCGTAGATGCACAAGATAAAGTGCAAGTTTACAAAAACTGGCTTGGTTTAATGCAAGGTAACTTAGTCGAATCGTTTAAAAAAGGCGACAAAGTTGTAGAACGTACGTTACAAAGCGACAAAACGTATACTTCTATTGATGGCGGTACCATAACGCTTAAAGGCCGAAGCATGATGTTTGTAAGAAACGTGGGCCACCTAATGACAAATCCAGCCATTACAGACGTTTACGGCGAGCCTGTTTTTGAAGGTATAATGGATGCAATGTTTACTGCCACAGCCGCCCTGCACGACTTAAATAAAAATTCTGGCGTAAAAAACAGCAGCGCGCAGAGCATTAATATTGTAAAACCTAAAATGCATGGCCCAGAAGAAGTTGCTTTTACAAGCACACTATTTACCCATGTAGAAGAAGCCTTAAACTTACCTAAAAACACCTTAAAAATGGGTATTATGGATGAAGAACGCCGTACATCTGTAAACTTAAAAGCATGTATAAATGAAGCAAAACAACGTGTTGTATTTATTAACACCGGCTTTTTGGACCGTACAGGCGATGAAATTCACACCTCAATGCAAGCAGGTGTTGCGCTCCCTAAAGCTGAAATAAAACAACAGCCTTGGATAAGTGCTTACGAAGATCGCAACGTAGATATTGGCCTTGCCTGTGGATTAAGCCAAAAAGCTCAAATAGGCAAAGGCATGTGGCCTATGCCTGACAAAATGGCGCTGATGATGGAGCAAAAGTTAGCACACCCTAAATCTGGCGCTAATACAGCTTGGGTGCCCTCTCCTACGGCCGCAACGCTGCATGCTATGCACTACCATGATGTTAATGTTTTTACTGAGCAACACGCAATCGCTGAGCGTACAATAGCAAGCCTTGACGACTTACTTACTCCGCCACTCATGCAAGATACGTCAACACTCTCTAAAGAAGATATACAAAGCGAACTTGAAAACAATGCACAGGGTATTTTGGGTTATGTAGTGCGTTGGATAGACCAAGGTGTAGGCTGCTCTAAAGTACCCGATATTAACCATGTAGGGCTAATGGAAGACAGAGCAACACTTAGAATATCTAGTCAACATATGGCTAACTGGTTATTGCATGGCATATGTACACAAGAGCAAATTACTTCCACTATGGCAAAAATGGCCAAGGTAGTAGACGGCCAAAACGAACACGATAAAGCCTACACCCCAATGGCAAGCAGCCCTGAAACACTAAAAAATAGTATTGCGTTTCAAGCAGCCCTCGCCTTAGTACTTGAAGGAACAACACAACCTAGTGGCTATACTGAACCGTTATTACATAGCTACCGTATACAGTATAAGTTACAGCAAAGTTAA
- a CDS encoding exonuclease SbcCD subunit D C-terminal domain-containing protein: MKVLHTSDWHLGQQFYEHDRRVEHQAFFTWLLATLVEQQIDLLLVAGDIYHTATPSASAENQLYQFIKDTKKLCPQLHVVIIAGNHDSANRILTAQPLLAQFDTHVVGRFDVSAPGDIIIEINTNNKRAVIAAMPFLRSSDVSSLSQTKNGPSYAQGVANAYELALDHAYKINEQKSPLIVMGHLHAKGGDISSDSERNLVIGGEESISANVFGNKANYVALGHLHKAQQVAKNEAIRYSGTPIPMSFSERNYTHQVNVVEFKSDKKQSISTTVNPLYIPRSADVIILPKGECVPLNDLCEQIKALDTSQHAIAPYLRVKLKSSDTDTTFREQIEQALEGKHVKFCGIERVREQTAQTDNDTVFEDLSEVEMLNPLNLLEQAFANDKDMAGQAVPDELKTLLNDVISELTEQEQL; the protein is encoded by the coding sequence ATGAAAGTCCTTCACACCTCTGATTGGCACCTTGGCCAACAATTTTACGAACACGACCGCCGTGTTGAACATCAAGCATTTTTTACCTGGTTACTTGCCACACTTGTTGAGCAGCAAATAGATTTGTTATTAGTCGCAGGTGACATTTATCATACGGCAACACCCAGTGCCAGCGCCGAAAACCAACTTTATCAGTTTATAAAAGACACCAAAAAGCTTTGCCCACAGCTGCATGTAGTTATTATTGCTGGCAATCATGACTCTGCAAATCGTATTTTAACGGCTCAGCCTTTACTTGCTCAATTTGATACACACGTAGTAGGGCGTTTTGATGTATCAGCGCCTGGCGATATTATTATAGAAATAAATACTAATAATAAACGCGCTGTAATTGCTGCTATGCCTTTTTTGCGCTCAAGCGACGTGAGCTCACTAAGCCAAACAAAAAACGGCCCTAGCTATGCACAGGGCGTTGCAAATGCCTATGAGCTTGCTTTAGATCATGCCTATAAAATTAATGAGCAAAAATCACCGTTAATAGTAATGGGGCACTTACACGCTAAAGGCGGCGACATATCAAGCGATTCAGAGCGCAACTTAGTGATTGGTGGTGAAGAGTCTATTTCAGCCAATGTGTTTGGCAATAAAGCCAACTATGTAGCTCTAGGCCATTTACACAAAGCGCAACAAGTTGCTAAAAACGAGGCTATTCGCTACAGCGGCACGCCTATTCCCATGTCGTTTTCAGAGCGTAACTATACTCACCAAGTTAATGTTGTCGAATTTAAAAGCGATAAAAAACAGAGCATTAGCACAACTGTAAACCCCCTTTACATTCCGCGCTCAGCCGACGTTATTATTTTACCAAAAGGGGAGTGTGTGCCACTGAATGACTTATGTGAACAAATTAAAGCACTCGATACATCACAACATGCTATTGCCCCTTATTTACGCGTAAAGCTTAAATCAAGTGATACCGACACCACCTTCAGAGAACAAATAGAACAAGCATTAGAAGGTAAGCACGTAAAATTTTGCGGTATCGAACGCGTTCGTGAACAAACAGCCCAAACCGACAACGACACAGTATTTGAAGATTTAAGTGAAGTTGAAATGCTCAACCCATTAAACTTATTAGAACAAGCCTTTGCAAACGACAAAGATATGGCCGGCCAAGCTGTACCAGATGAGCTGAAAACACTGTTAAACGATGTAATAAGTGAGCTGACGGAGCAAGAGCAACTATGA
- a CDS encoding YebC/PmpR family DNA-binding transcriptional regulator, with amino-acid sequence MGRAFVVRQSSMIKTANAKTKVNSKYGKEIYVAAKNGEPDPEVNQTLRRLIEKAKKDQVPAHVIEKAIEKAAGGAGEDYSVARYEGYGPGNCMVIVDCLTDNPNRTIKDVRLPFTKTDSKIGTPGCVAHMFDHYAVLGFAGDDDEVVLEALMMADVDVADVEAEDGKISVFAPPTEYFKAKTALEDAFEGINFEVDEITFIPQVNIEIDDEEVIANFDKFINMLEDCDDVQNVYHNAIIKK; translated from the coding sequence ATGGGTAGAGCATTTGTAGTTCGTCAAAGTTCTATGATCAAAACAGCTAATGCAAAAACAAAAGTAAACTCAAAGTACGGTAAAGAGATTTACGTTGCTGCTAAAAATGGTGAACCCGATCCTGAAGTAAATCAAACTTTGCGTCGTCTAATCGAAAAAGCTAAAAAAGACCAAGTTCCTGCGCACGTTATCGAAAAAGCAATAGAGAAAGCCGCCGGTGGAGCTGGGGAGGATTACTCGGTTGCTCGCTACGAAGGCTATGGGCCGGGTAATTGTATGGTGATTGTTGATTGCTTAACTGATAACCCCAACAGAACCATTAAAGATGTGCGTTTACCGTTTACTAAAACTGATTCAAAAATAGGGACGCCTGGTTGTGTAGCCCATATGTTTGATCATTATGCAGTATTAGGCTTTGCAGGCGATGACGATGAAGTTGTTTTAGAAGCGCTAATGATGGCCGACGTTGACGTTGCTGACGTAGAAGCTGAAGATGGAAAAATTTCTGTTTTTGCACCGCCTACAGAATACTTTAAGGCTAAAACAGCTCTTGAAGACGCATTTGAAGGTATTAACTTTGAGGTAGACGAAATTACTTTTATCCCTCAAGTTAATATTGAAATTGATGATGAAGAGGTTATTGCTAACTTCGATAAATTTATAAATATGCTTGAAGACTGTGATGACGTACAAAATGTGTATCACAATGCAATTATAAAAAAATAA
- a CDS encoding isocitrate lyase, with amino-acid sequence MTTYQRETDTLSTLCQSQGNAWQAINPEYATRMRLQNRFRTGIEIAQYTADVMREDMAAYDKDTSQYTQSLGCWHGFTAQQMMMAIKRHQKTTKRSYVYLSGWMVAALRSAFGPLPDQSMHEKTSVPALIEEIYTFLKQADARELDHLFNDLDEAKANGGDVQAVLDKIDNFETHVVPIIADIDAGFGNEEATYLLAKKMIEAGACAIQIENQVSDAKQCGHQAGKVTVPHEDFLAKINAVRYAFLELGIDNGIIVARTDSLGASLTQKVPVSQTPGDLASQYNAFLETTPINGVEDLNEGDTAMKINGELCKPTRLENGLYQFREGTEKDRVVLDCVTSLQSGADLLWIETEKPHVKQIAELVNRVKEQVPNAKLVYNNSPSFNWTLKFREQVYQEWQEAGRDLSAYPSLGDNKGLMAPEMDATELAAAADVLVQNFQRDGAREAGIFHHLITLPTYHTAALSTDILSEGYFGDLGMLAYVRDVQRQEIRREQASVKHQDLAGSNIGDTHKEYFSGDNALKAGGEDNTMNQF; translated from the coding sequence ATGACAACATATCAACGCGAAACCGACACACTTTCTACTTTATGCCAATCTCAAGGTAATGCATGGCAGGCAATTAACCCTGAGTATGCAACTCGCATGCGTTTACAAAATCGCTTTCGTACTGGGATAGAAATTGCACAATACACAGCTGACGTAATGCGTGAAGATATGGCCGCTTACGATAAAGATACAAGCCAATACACACAGTCTTTAGGATGTTGGCATGGATTTACTGCCCAGCAAATGATGATGGCTATTAAACGCCACCAAAAAACAACTAAACGTAGTTATGTTTACTTAAGTGGTTGGATGGTTGCTGCACTTCGCTCTGCGTTTGGTCCGTTACCTGACCAAAGTATGCACGAAAAAACATCTGTTCCAGCGCTTATTGAAGAAATTTACACATTCCTAAAGCAAGCTGATGCCCGTGAGCTTGACCACTTATTTAATGACCTAGATGAAGCAAAAGCGAATGGTGGCGACGTTCAAGCTGTGCTTGATAAAATTGATAACTTTGAAACGCATGTTGTGCCAATTATTGCTGATATTGATGCAGGTTTTGGTAACGAAGAGGCAACTTACCTACTTGCTAAAAAAATGATTGAAGCAGGTGCATGTGCTATTCAAATCGAAAACCAAGTATCTGATGCCAAACAATGTGGTCACCAGGCGGGTAAAGTAACCGTGCCTCACGAAGACTTTTTAGCAAAAATTAATGCGGTTCGTTATGCATTCTTAGAGCTAGGTATCGACAACGGTATTATTGTTGCGCGTACTGATTCGTTAGGTGCTAGCTTGACTCAAAAAGTGCCTGTATCTCAAACACCAGGTGATTTAGCAAGCCAGTACAATGCCTTTTTAGAGACTACACCTATTAATGGCGTAGAGGACTTAAACGAAGGTGATACGGCAATGAAAATCAACGGTGAGCTGTGTAAACCTACTCGCCTTGAAAATGGCCTATACCAGTTCCGTGAAGGAACAGAGAAAGACCGCGTAGTACTTGACTGTGTAACTAGCCTACAATCTGGCGCTGATTTATTGTGGATTGAAACAGAAAAGCCACACGTAAAACAAATTGCTGAGCTTGTAAATCGTGTTAAAGAGCAAGTACCAAATGCTAAACTAGTGTACAACAACTCACCTTCGTTTAACTGGACGCTTAAGTTCCGTGAGCAAGTGTACCAAGAGTGGCAAGAAGCGGGTCGCGATTTGAGCGCTTACCCAAGCCTTGGTGATAACAAAGGCCTAATGGCACCAGAAATGGATGCAACAGAGCTTGCAGCCGCTGCTGATGTATTGGTACAAAATTTCCAACGTGATGGTGCACGTGAAGCGGGTATCTTCCACCACTTAATTACGCTGCCTACTTACCATACTGCAGCACTTAGCACAGATATTTTATCAGAAGGCTACTTTGGTGACTTAGGTATGCTTGCTTATGTACGTGATGTACAACGCCAAGAAATTCGCCGTGAACAAGCATCTGTTAAACACCAAGACCTAGCAGGTTCTAACATTGGTGATACACACAAAGAGTACTTCTCTGGTGATAACGCGTTAAAAGCCGGTGGTGAAGATAACACCATGAACCAGTTCTAA
- a CDS encoding HAD family hydrolase: protein MTTQVEAIHGVIFDLDGTLVSSELDFSLIKAQIGCPDNEDLLDFIAQLPSPYMREEAMNIVHQHELLDAQHATLLPGVSEAIALLNERNIPMAIVTRNFDKAAALKLKNNPLPISTVLTRSDAPAKPDPSALNAIATLWNISADNLLYVGDYLYDIQAAHNANMRACLYAPNETPPYADQADYVLHDFYDLVALVESYSKKVELC from the coding sequence ATGACGACTCAGGTAGAGGCTATCCATGGTGTTATTTTTGATTTAGATGGTACTTTGGTATCGTCAGAACTCGACTTTTCACTTATTAAAGCCCAAATTGGCTGTCCCGATAACGAAGATTTACTCGACTTTATTGCGCAACTTCCTTCTCCCTATATGCGCGAAGAGGCAATGAACATTGTTCACCAGCACGAATTATTAGATGCGCAACATGCCACGTTGTTGCCAGGTGTAAGTGAAGCTATTGCACTATTAAATGAACGAAATATTCCTATGGCAATAGTGACGCGTAATTTTGACAAAGCCGCTGCACTTAAATTAAAAAATAACCCGCTTCCTATCAGTACAGTACTTACACGAAGTGACGCACCAGCAAAACCCGATCCAAGTGCATTAAATGCTATTGCTACGCTTTGGAATATTAGCGCAGATAACCTACTGTACGTAGGCGATTACTTATACGATATTCAAGCTGCACACAATGCTAATATGCGTGCCTGCTTATATGCTCCCAATGAAACGCCTCCTTATGCTGATCAAGCTGATTATGTGTTGCATGATTTTTACGATTTGGTTGCTTTAGTTGAAAGCTACTCCAAAAAAGTCGAGTTATGTTAA
- a CDS encoding DUF6702 family protein — MRFLLIVVCFLIAAPSMAHQLKSSVTTVLFNKRTHNVELMHRFYLHDTEHAVSSLFKGKIDIISNKTDQQRFAKYVESHVALQTLNGDVVPLNFVGAQVDGKFFWVYQEAPIPEGIQGIKMSNGALRDLWPSQVNMVNVEGKGKVKTLNFAQDDTWLEARFEAN, encoded by the coding sequence ATGCGTTTTTTGCTTATTGTTGTTTGCTTTTTAATTGCTGCGCCAAGTATGGCGCATCAATTAAAATCATCAGTAACGACTGTGCTTTTTAACAAAAGAACGCATAATGTTGAGCTTATGCATCGGTTTTACTTACACGATACTGAGCATGCTGTTAGCAGCTTATTTAAAGGTAAAATTGATATAATTAGCAATAAAACTGATCAACAACGCTTTGCCAAATATGTTGAGTCACATGTGGCTTTGCAAACATTAAATGGTGATGTTGTGCCGCTTAACTTTGTTGGCGCTCAGGTTGATGGTAAGTTTTTTTGGGTTTATCAAGAAGCGCCTATCCCAGAGGGAATTCAAGGGATAAAAATGAGCAATGGTGCGCTGCGTGATTTATGGCCATCACAAGTTAATATGGTGAACGTTGAAGGCAAAGGTAAAGTTAAAACCCTAAACTTTGCTCAGGATGATACCTGGCTTGAAGCTCGCTTTGAGGCTAACTAA